The following proteins come from a genomic window of Paenibacillus spongiae:
- a CDS encoding DMT family transporter, whose amino-acid sequence MESNHTNLHSSRTSSINGIWYVALGATLWGLDPLFRILLLKSFTSLQIVFIEHLLLACYAMPVLIRYHKTLTGKLTLAVVGALLFISWGGSAIATILFTEAFAHGNANAVLLLQKLQPLFAIILARVLLKETLPSKFFAYIFVALLGTYLLTFGFASPGMGLKDLGTISCLFSILAALLWGGSTVMGKFLLQRNLDFPVVTSLRFLLAIPFVSVVLLVSGDVWQVSGSSGELALIAVNLLFQAFLPGLVSMLLYYKGLSSTKAFFATLAELAFPAVGVFMNWIVFDQKLTAGQLVGFALIWLILWLMTRSKGNAAA is encoded by the coding sequence CTGGAAAGTAACCACACGAATTTGCATTCATCGCGCACCAGCAGCATCAATGGGATTTGGTATGTCGCGCTCGGAGCGACACTGTGGGGGCTCGACCCTCTCTTTCGAATCCTATTGTTGAAAAGCTTCACCTCTTTACAGATCGTATTCATTGAGCATCTGCTGTTGGCCTGTTATGCGATGCCAGTGCTGATCAGGTACCACAAGACATTAACCGGTAAGCTAACGCTGGCAGTCGTTGGCGCCCTGCTATTCATATCTTGGGGCGGCTCGGCCATTGCGACCATACTGTTCACGGAGGCATTCGCTCACGGCAATGCAAACGCAGTCCTGCTTCTGCAGAAATTGCAACCCTTGTTCGCCATCATTCTGGCGCGTGTTCTGCTCAAAGAAACGCTGCCTTCCAAATTTTTTGCCTATATATTCGTTGCACTTCTAGGTACGTATCTGTTGACGTTCGGCTTTGCTTCACCTGGGATGGGCTTGAAGGATTTAGGTACAATAAGCTGCTTATTTTCTATTCTGGCAGCTCTCTTATGGGGTGGATCGACTGTTATGGGCAAGTTTCTGCTGCAAAGAAACTTAGATTTCCCAGTCGTCACTTCACTACGGTTCTTGTTGGCTATTCCGTTCGTATCGGTCGTTCTTTTGGTTAGCGGCGACGTATGGCAAGTAAGCGGATCTAGCGGCGAGCTGGCGCTGATTGCAGTAAACCTGCTGTTCCAGGCTTTTCTCCCAGGATTGGTCAGCATGCTTCTCTATTATAAGGGGCTGTCATCGACAAAAGCTTTCTTTGCGACGCTTGCGGAGCTTGCCTTCCCTGCCGTAGGTGTATTCATGAACTGGATCGTATTTGATCAGAAACTGACCGCGGGACAACTCGTAGGCTTTGCTCTCATTTGGTTGATTCTGTGGTTAATGACCCGCAGTAAGGGGAATGCCGCGGCGTGA
- a CDS encoding glutaredoxin family protein yields the protein MSESLKIYTIPTCSDCNHAKRYFAENNIPYIEYNCEDDMKYPEEVFRLTGKQTVPTIVIQDKVFVGFADNFTEITKLLQ from the coding sequence ATGTCTGAATCCTTGAAAATTTATACGATTCCAACCTGCAGCGACTGCAATCATGCCAAGCGATATTTCGCAGAAAATAATATCCCCTACATCGAGTATAATTGTGAAGATGATATGAAATATCCCGAGGAAGTCTTTCGCTTGACCGGGAAGCAGACGGTTCCGACGATCGTTATTCAAGATAAGGTGTTTGTCGGCTTCGCGGATAATTTCACGGAGATCACGAAGCTCCTTCAATAA